From a single Shewanella donghaensis genomic region:
- a CDS encoding tRNA-uridine aminocarboxypropyltransferase, whose product MLALPSELQHAVHHLYQYRKSISTKPFAARGMKLIRCQWCLLGEIFCTCQHREYINTQAHFMLVMYDDEVLKPTNSGRLIADIVPNTSAYLWSRTEPSKEMVEAINNPKYQPMLIFPAKYAEPNQAVISHVSQCKNTSDGKIPLLILLDGSWRQAIKMFRKSPYLHNLPLLSFTPETLASYELRKGSHDFQLSTAEVAALAFEAVDEPLNSQVLTAWFELFVESSLLGRNRRLKEDIIPIETYIDKYKQAIINASLD is encoded by the coding sequence ATGTTGGCGTTACCATCTGAATTGCAGCATGCAGTTCATCATTTATATCAATACAGAAAATCAATTTCGACTAAACCTTTTGCAGCCAGAGGCATGAAACTAATTCGTTGTCAGTGGTGTTTATTAGGTGAAATTTTCTGTACCTGCCAACATCGTGAATATATCAATACCCAAGCCCACTTTATGCTGGTTATGTATGATGATGAGGTGTTAAAACCCACTAATAGTGGTCGGTTGATTGCCGATATTGTGCCTAACACCAGTGCTTATTTGTGGTCTAGAACAGAGCCGAGTAAAGAAATGGTTGAGGCGATCAATAATCCTAAGTATCAACCTATGCTTATTTTCCCTGCGAAATATGCTGAGCCAAATCAAGCGGTAATTTCTCACGTAAGCCAATGTAAAAATACTTCTGATGGTAAAATTCCTTTATTAATTTTACTTGATGGCAGTTGGCGCCAAGCTATTAAAATGTTCCGCAAAAGCCCATATTTGCACAATCTGCCTTTGCTATCATTTACACCCGAGACCTTGGCAAGTTATGAGCTAAGAAAGGGCAGTCATGACTTTCAGTTATCCACTGCAGAAGTGGCTGCATTAGCATTTGAAGCCGTTGATGAACCTTTAAACTCGCAGGTATTAACGGCTTGGTTTGAGTTATTTGTTGAGTCATCATTACTGGGTCGAAATCGACGATTAAAAGAAGATATTATCCCAATCGAGACCTATATCGACAAGTACAAACAGGCTATTATAAATGCCAGTTTAGATTAA
- a CDS encoding acetate--CoA ligase family protein yields the protein MSQRSIHTLFKPTSIAVIGASNGEKRAGRVLMKNLLGSGFSGPIMPVTPKYSAVMGVLAYPNIESLPIKPDLAVICTRASRVPDIIETLAQFGCKVAIIMASGMANEFDENGNSLISLTLQHAKRYGMRILGSNSLGMIIPTIGLNASLAHSGAKQGKIAFVSQSAAICTTVLDWANNKDIGFSSFISLGDASDIDFDELLDYLGRDSRTSAIMLYIDSISEKRHFLSAARAAARNKPIFVIKSGRSLEGVKAAMLHTGGKGGNDAVYEAAFRRAGMLRVNDLIELFAAVESLAHSTPLKGERVAIISNGGGPAVLAADELIIKGGKLAQLSDETVSQLNAILPSTWSGQNPLDIVGDADSQRYTQALNLLMDNYQEMDAILVLHSPSALEESELIAQSLIEAIKSHPNRNKLNILTNWSGEDSAYLARKLFSKAGIPTYRTPEGAVKAFMHMVEYRRNQKLLQEVPQSIPDNIPTDTTTARVLLQKAQTEQRYILETHETSDILKAYGLNTIETQLAKTAEQAVELAKKLGFPVALKVQSPDLMYKSDVHGVMLNLTNEEEVHQAALSITSRVKETNPDAAIDGMIVQKMALTAGAQEVRVSVINDPVFGPAICLGEGGSEWDPTRDAAVALPPLNMTLARYMVIQALKNNKLRDRHLPLGLDMNALCVMLTQISHLIIDCPEIASLDLNPVLAAGQTITLLDVNMKLNTTDIDPKTRLAIMPYPKELEQTATLKNGLKVMLRPILPEDEPKHLVFDNSLSDEDRYKRYFGVRSRMTHEEMAVLTQIDFAREMAFIATAEDENGEQITLGAVRASTDPDNTEAEFAMAVRGDYQGIGLGKLLLEKLVNYYKTTDTPVLAGFTMFENRSMANLAKGLGFTVSFDMEEHLIKMHMDLPVSEK from the coding sequence ATGAGCCAGAGAAGTATTCACACTTTATTTAAACCGACTTCCATAGCCGTCATTGGCGCGTCAAACGGTGAGAAACGTGCCGGGCGAGTGCTGATGAAGAACTTACTCGGCAGTGGATTTTCTGGTCCAATAATGCCTGTTACCCCTAAGTACTCCGCTGTTATGGGGGTCTTAGCCTACCCCAATATAGAATCCCTACCTATAAAGCCTGATTTAGCGGTTATTTGTACTCGTGCTAGTCGGGTACCCGATATTATTGAAACCTTAGCCCAGTTTGGCTGTAAAGTTGCCATTATTATGGCTTCTGGTATGGCTAACGAATTTGATGAAAACGGTAATAGCCTCATAAGCTTAACCCTGCAGCATGCAAAGCGATACGGCATGAGGATCTTAGGCTCTAATAGTCTAGGGATGATAATCCCGACCATCGGACTCAATGCCAGCCTAGCCCATAGCGGGGCTAAGCAAGGCAAAATAGCTTTTGTGTCACAATCAGCGGCAATTTGTACCACGGTACTTGATTGGGCTAATAACAAAGATATCGGGTTTTCCTCCTTTATTTCCTTGGGTGATGCTTCCGATATCGACTTTGATGAATTACTCGATTACCTCGGTCGCGATAGTCGTACTAGCGCCATTATGCTGTACATCGACTCTATCAGTGAAAAGCGCCACTTCTTATCAGCAGCAAGAGCTGCGGCCCGTAATAAACCCATCTTTGTGATTAAATCAGGAAGAAGCTTAGAAGGCGTTAAAGCCGCCATGCTTCATACTGGCGGTAAAGGCGGTAATGACGCTGTATACGAAGCCGCCTTTAGACGTGCTGGTATGCTCCGCGTCAATGACTTGATTGAATTGTTTGCTGCTGTAGAAAGTTTAGCCCACTCAACGCCACTAAAAGGTGAGCGTGTCGCCATTATCAGTAACGGCGGCGGACCTGCTGTACTAGCAGCAGATGAGCTTATAATCAAAGGCGGCAAGCTTGCGCAGTTATCCGATGAAACCGTTAGTCAATTAAATGCTATTTTACCTTCAACCTGGTCGGGACAAAACCCACTTGATATCGTCGGTGATGCCGATAGTCAGCGCTATACTCAAGCATTAAATTTACTGATGGATAACTATCAGGAGATGGATGCGATTTTAGTGCTTCACTCTCCATCAGCACTTGAAGAAAGTGAACTGATTGCTCAAAGCTTAATTGAAGCGATAAAGTCACACCCCAATAGAAACAAACTCAATATTCTAACCAATTGGAGCGGTGAAGATTCAGCCTACTTAGCCAGAAAATTGTTTAGTAAAGCGGGGATCCCAACCTATAGAACCCCAGAAGGTGCAGTAAAAGCCTTTATGCATATGGTTGAGTACCGCCGAAACCAAAAGTTACTGCAAGAAGTGCCACAATCGATACCTGATAATATTCCAACAGATACCACCACTGCACGCGTGCTATTACAAAAAGCGCAAACGGAACAACGATACATTCTAGAAACCCATGAAACCAGCGACATTTTAAAAGCTTATGGTCTAAACACCATTGAAACCCAACTTGCGAAAACAGCGGAACAAGCCGTTGAACTCGCGAAAAAACTCGGTTTTCCTGTGGCATTAAAAGTGCAATCCCCTGATTTGATGTACAAGTCAGACGTTCATGGTGTCATGCTTAATCTCACTAACGAAGAGGAAGTGCACCAAGCTGCACTATCAATTACTTCCCGGGTAAAAGAAACCAATCCAGATGCAGCAATTGATGGCATGATTGTGCAAAAAATGGCATTAACAGCGGGAGCCCAAGAAGTACGAGTCTCTGTTATCAATGATCCGGTATTTGGTCCGGCCATATGTTTAGGAGAAGGCGGCTCAGAGTGGGATCCAACCCGTGATGCTGCAGTTGCCCTACCACCTCTTAATATGACACTAGCGCGTTATATGGTAATCCAGGCATTAAAGAACAACAAACTAAGAGACAGGCATCTACCCTTGGGTTTAGACATGAATGCTCTTTGTGTAATGCTAACCCAAATTTCGCATCTCATTATTGATTGCCCGGAAATAGCGTCATTAGATTTAAATCCGGTATTAGCAGCAGGTCAAACTATCACCCTGCTCGACGTGAATATGAAGCTCAATACTACAGATATTGATCCTAAAACACGTTTAGCCATCATGCCTTACCCAAAAGAGTTAGAGCAAACTGCAACACTGAAAAATGGCTTAAAAGTCATGTTAAGACCAATTCTGCCTGAGGATGAACCAAAACATTTAGTCTTTGATAATTCACTCAGTGACGAAGATCGTTATAAACGCTACTTTGGGGTGCGCTCACGCATGACTCACGAAGAAATGGCAGTACTAACACAAATTGATTTCGCCAGAGAGATGGCGTTTATTGCAACCGCTGAAGATGAAAACGGTGAACAAATTACCTTAGGGGCTGTTCGAGCTTCGACGGATCCTGATAATACCGAAGCTGAATTTGCTATGGCGGTTCGTGGTGATTATCAAGGTATTGGATTAGGTAAACTGCTACTTGAAAAGTTAGTCAACTATTATAAAACTACCGATACACCAGTATTAGCGGGATTTACCATGTTCGAAAACCGAAGTATGGCAAATCTTGCAAAAGGATTAGGCTTTACGGTGTCATTTGATATGGAAGAGCATCTTATTAAGATGCATATGGACTTACCTGTCTCAGAAAAGTAG
- the pssA gene encoding CDP-diacylglycerol--serine O-phosphatidyltransferase: protein MLDKLGGIALQTDSLKWLLNPIQFKQELLSRIASAMHSIHIAALYLEDDEAGREVLNALLAAKAANPELQIVVLVDYHRARRGLIGHKGDSGNYIMYRKAMAEAVQPFDILGVPVKSREFMGVLHLKGFIIDDAVIFSGASINNIYFQQLDKYRFDRYHVIESAELARSMRSYIQQHLVNDSAVCSLTQDSSEEQCPEKQDMRTFKTRLSRSEYEFESTRIGNRVTPLVGLGRKKNKLNEVIVKMVDESTESLFICTPYFNPPNALVRALTRHLRNGKSIDIVVGDKTANDFYIPPEKEFSTIGALPYMYEQSLRKFVKRQQWAIENGQLRIHLWKNGINSFHLKGISADGKKHLITGSNLNPRAWALDLENGLLLHDESGAWKQSFESEQAFILEHTEKLFHYSQIETLQKYPAPVKKIMTRIRRLKADFLLRRIL, encoded by the coding sequence TTGCTGGATAAGCTTGGTGGTATCGCATTACAAACTGATTCTCTTAAGTGGTTATTAAACCCTATTCAGTTTAAGCAAGAATTATTATCTCGTATCGCGAGTGCTATGCATTCGATCCATATTGCAGCACTGTACCTGGAAGATGATGAAGCAGGACGAGAAGTTCTCAATGCGTTACTAGCGGCTAAAGCTGCTAACCCTGAATTACAAATAGTTGTCTTGGTTGACTACCATCGTGCACGTCGTGGATTGATTGGGCATAAAGGCGACAGTGGTAACTACATTATGTACCGAAAGGCGATGGCTGAAGCTGTGCAGCCTTTCGATATATTAGGTGTACCGGTTAAGTCTCGCGAATTCATGGGTGTTTTGCACCTTAAAGGTTTTATCATTGATGATGCGGTAATCTTCAGTGGTGCCAGTATCAATAATATTTACTTTCAGCAGTTAGATAAATATCGTTTTGATCGCTACCATGTGATTGAATCAGCAGAGCTTGCTCGCAGCATGCGTAGCTATATTCAACAGCACTTAGTCAACGATTCTGCAGTGTGTTCTTTAACGCAGGACAGTAGCGAAGAACAATGCCCTGAAAAACAAGACATGCGTACCTTTAAAACGCGATTGAGTCGTTCTGAGTATGAATTTGAAAGTACTCGTATTGGTAATCGTGTGACACCATTAGTGGGTCTTGGTCGTAAAAAGAACAAGCTTAATGAAGTGATTGTTAAAATGGTTGATGAGTCAACGGAATCACTGTTCATTTGCACGCCTTATTTCAATCCGCCCAATGCACTTGTACGTGCTCTGACACGACATTTACGTAATGGTAAGAGCATTGATATCGTTGTCGGTGATAAAACTGCTAACGACTTCTATATTCCGCCTGAGAAAGAGTTCTCGACGATTGGTGCGTTGCCTTACATGTATGAGCAATCATTACGCAAGTTTGTAAAGCGTCAGCAATGGGCCATTGAAAATGGTCAGTTACGGATCCATTTATGGAAAAACGGTATTAACAGTTTTCATTTAAAAGGCATTAGCGCTGACGGTAAAAAGCATCTTATTACTGGCTCAAATCTAAACCCTCGCGCTTGGGCACTTGATTTAGAAAATGGCCTGCTTTTACATGATGAAAGCGGTGCTTGGAAACAAAGCTTTGAGTCTGAACAAGCGTTTATTCTTGAGCACACTGAAAAGTTATTTCATTATAGCCAAATTGAAACACTGCAAAAGTACCCAGCACCTGTGAAAAAAATCATGACCAGGATAAGGCGCTTAAAAGCTGACTTTTTACTTAGAAGAATATTGTAG
- a CDS encoding GGDEF domain-containing protein, translating into MAVPQMSALNIPVTPENYAIWYQYYSETNLDLKRAIDGLLANKVEFTASVNQGLYNNFINDQSPEVIENVQIETQILINSLVSKINDLSSGTSNFSSSLSSFSDELQSDPSPQSFNKMLVNVSAEVEKVLFHNELMRADIDTLGSELVTLKEEMVNLSKVAMTDELTSLNNRRAYEIFALEQVNLFTQNHVPCCLLMVDIDHFKNFNDTYGHLIGDKVLAFVAFALKQTVKGNDFVARYGGEEFVVLLPNTDLEDALTVAEHIRERIAGKQLTIGKEKKQQLGNITVSVGAACIQPGDDVETLLTRADDMLYQAKSNGRNCVKG; encoded by the coding sequence ATGGCCGTTCCACAAATGTCGGCATTAAATATTCCGGTAACCCCTGAAAATTATGCCATCTGGTATCAGTATTATAGTGAAACAAATTTAGATCTCAAAAGAGCCATTGACGGCTTACTTGCGAATAAGGTTGAGTTTACTGCTTCGGTTAATCAAGGCTTATATAATAACTTCATTAATGACCAGTCTCCTGAAGTCATAGAGAATGTCCAGATTGAAACACAGATATTAATCAATAGTCTTGTTTCTAAAATAAATGATCTTTCTTCTGGCACATCCAATTTTTCTTCCAGCTTAAGCTCTTTTAGTGATGAGCTACAATCAGATCCTAGCCCACAAAGTTTCAATAAAATGCTGGTTAATGTCAGCGCTGAAGTAGAAAAAGTACTTTTTCATAATGAATTGATGCGTGCTGATATTGATACTTTAGGTTCTGAATTAGTTACCTTAAAAGAAGAAATGGTCAACTTGAGCAAAGTGGCTATGACTGATGAGTTAACGTCATTAAATAATCGCCGCGCCTACGAAATATTCGCCCTCGAGCAGGTCAATTTATTCACTCAAAACCACGTGCCGTGCTGTTTATTGATGGTTGATATTGATCACTTTAAAAACTTTAACGACACTTACGGCCATCTCATTGGTGACAAAGTGCTGGCATTTGTAGCATTCGCTTTGAAGCAAACGGTTAAAGGGAATGATTTTGTTGCCCGCTATGGTGGGGAAGAGTTTGTGGTTTTATTGCCAAATACTGACTTGGAAGATGCGTTAACTGTTGCTGAGCATATAAGAGAACGCATTGCTGGTAAGCAATTAACTATTGGCAAAGAGAAAAAGCAGCAGTTAGGTAATATTACCGTATCAGTTGGTGCTGCTTGTATTCAACCAGGTGATGATGTTGAAACATTACTCACTCGCGCTGATGATATGTTATATCAAGCCAAGTCTAATGGCAGAAATTGCGTTAAAGGTTAG
- a CDS encoding RecQ family ATP-dependent DNA helicase, with translation MQSQSTSPSLNPLDADLTQTLKQQFGFDQFREGQIDVVKHILSDNSSLAIFPTGSGKSLCYQFSALQLPQLTLVVSPLLALMKDQISFLHSKGINAASIDSSLTYEQSQQVMRDVRNGTTKILMVSVERFKNERFRQFLSSITISLLVVDEAHCISEWGHNFRPDYLKIPSYVQQFNISQVMLLTATATEKVKLDMAKRFGILPQQIVQTGFYRSNLDISVLPVLEESKQAELVNTVSRFTNATAGIAGIVYVTLQKTAEDIANYLTRSNIKATAYHAGLNADVRNRIQQQFMDGEINIIVATIAFGMGIDKSNIRFVVHYDLPKSIENYSQEIGRAGRDGQLSHCVTLANKDGLNTIENFVYGDTPEPTAIAKLIEHIKVEVDNGRWEMQEYSISTSCNIKQLPLKTLLVQLELANVVQPSFAYFAEFKYQFLVGKQQLLASFDPQRQVFLQQIFEHTQFKKIWGQLNFDSLYQQYGADRQRVVAALEYLADKQFIQLETKKITQVFNVDINALLNPNLPAELAHYFQSNEVKEIARLKQLISFFESTECITAKLAIYFDDRNAPSQCGHCSVCSGHIAILPQKQLIPISSLPSLAENLQQFCQHMASKSDQPLSIGVQAKFLAGISVPLFTRNKVKQLSGFGYCTQYRYEEIVEYIKVIHGDSALNRNS, from the coding sequence ATGCAATCTCAATCAACTTCGCCATCATTGAACCCACTAGATGCTGACCTTACCCAAACTTTAAAACAACAATTTGGTTTTGATCAATTTAGAGAAGGGCAAATTGACGTTGTTAAACATATTTTATCTGACAATTCATCGCTCGCTATTTTTCCAACGGGTTCAGGTAAGTCGTTATGTTATCAATTCAGTGCATTACAACTTCCTCAGCTGACTTTAGTTGTTTCTCCATTATTGGCGTTGATGAAAGATCAGATTTCATTTTTACATTCCAAAGGAATTAACGCAGCGAGTATCGATTCAAGTTTGACCTATGAACAAAGTCAGCAGGTGATGCGGGATGTTCGTAATGGTACCACTAAAATTTTAATGGTCTCGGTTGAGCGTTTTAAAAATGAACGCTTCAGACAGTTTCTATCGAGCATTACTATTTCGCTGTTAGTGGTTGATGAAGCTCACTGTATTTCAGAGTGGGGGCATAACTTTAGACCAGACTATTTAAAAATTCCTTCGTACGTGCAGCAATTTAACATTTCGCAAGTGATGTTACTCACTGCAACGGCGACCGAAAAAGTTAAGCTAGATATGGCTAAACGCTTTGGAATTTTACCTCAGCAGATAGTACAAACTGGCTTTTATCGAAGTAACTTAGATATTAGTGTCCTACCAGTACTCGAAGAGTCAAAACAAGCTGAGTTAGTGAATACTGTCAGTCGATTTACCAATGCAACAGCCGGGATTGCAGGTATTGTCTATGTGACGCTACAAAAGACGGCAGAAGATATTGCAAATTACTTAACTCGCTCAAATATCAAGGCTACAGCCTATCATGCAGGGCTTAATGCAGACGTCAGAAACCGAATTCAACAACAGTTCATGGATGGTGAGATTAATATCATTGTCGCCACTATTGCTTTTGGTATGGGGATTGATAAAAGTAATATTCGTTTCGTGGTGCATTATGACTTACCAAAATCCATAGAAAACTATAGCCAAGAAATTGGTCGAGCAGGTCGAGATGGTCAGCTATCGCATTGCGTCACTCTTGCAAATAAAGATGGCCTCAACACCATTGAAAACTTTGTTTATGGTGACACACCAGAACCCACAGCTATCGCGAAGCTAATTGAGCATATAAAAGTTGAAGTTGATAACGGTCGTTGGGAAATGCAGGAGTATTCAATCTCAACGAGTTGTAATATCAAACAGTTACCTTTGAAAACATTACTTGTGCAGTTGGAACTCGCTAATGTCGTTCAACCTAGCTTTGCTTACTTTGCCGAGTTTAAATATCAGTTTCTAGTGGGTAAACAGCAATTACTTGCTAGCTTTGACCCGCAGCGACAAGTATTTTTACAACAAATATTTGAACATACACAGTTTAAAAAAATCTGGGGGCAGCTCAACTTTGATAGCTTATATCAACAATATGGCGCTGATCGCCAGCGGGTTGTTGCAGCGTTAGAATATTTGGCAGATAAGCAATTTATTCAACTAGAAACGAAAAAAATAACTCAGGTTTTCAATGTTGATATCAATGCACTACTTAATCCAAACCTTCCAGCTGAATTAGCCCATTACTTTCAAAGCAATGAAGTGAAGGAAATTGCACGATTGAAGCAGTTAATTTCATTTTTTGAATCTACAGAATGTATTACGGCTAAATTGGCGATATATTTTGATGATCGCAACGCGCCAAGCCAATGCGGACATTGTAGTGTTTGTAGTGGGCATATTGCGATTTTACCGCAAAAACAGTTGATTCCAATTTCAAGCTTGCCATCTTTAGCTGAGAATCTTCAACAGTTCTGCCAACACATGGCTTCTAAAAGCGATCAACCTCTGTCAATTGGCGTTCAAGCTAAATTTCTTGCTGGAATTAGTGTACCCTTGTTTACTCGTAATAAAGTTAAACAATTATCGGGTTTTGGTTATTGCACTCAATACCGCTATGAAGAGATAGTGGAATATATTAAAGTAATACATGGTGATAGTGCTTTAAATAGGAATAGTTAG
- the eco gene encoding serine protease inhibitor ecotin codes for MKKLINSTIKKLSVAAMFSITTAMSLSALATSPVPNQFTKPTMITIHQFTANNYQQIEEAKMFPKPVEGQVQHILQLSKRDDELNYKIEIEIGQNKMVDCNKHRLHGELEKQNLQGWGYHYYTVDSISDGPTTMMMCVDPKTAKFVVMGKSITMDYDSRLPKVFYLPEGAELRYRIWEVKGDFEYSK; via the coding sequence ATGAAAAAACTAATCAATTCAACAATCAAAAAACTCTCTGTTGCCGCGATGTTTTCTATTACAACAGCTATGTCCTTGTCGGCATTAGCCACAAGTCCAGTACCTAACCAATTTACGAAGCCGACTATGATCACAATACACCAGTTTACAGCGAATAATTATCAACAGATTGAAGAAGCAAAAATGTTCCCAAAACCTGTAGAGGGGCAAGTACAACATATTCTGCAATTATCTAAACGAGACGATGAACTGAACTATAAAATTGAGATCGAAATTGGACAAAATAAGATGGTCGATTGCAATAAACATCGATTACATGGCGAACTGGAGAAACAAAACTTACAAGGATGGGGCTACCATTACTACACTGTTGATAGCATCTCTGATGGTCCAACTACGATGATGATGTGTGTTGACCCCAAAACGGCAAAGTTTGTCGTCATGGGAAAAAGTATCACTATGGATTACGATAGTCGCTTGCCTAAAGTATTCTATTTACCTGAAGGCGCTGAGTTAAGATACCGAATTTGGGAAGTGAAAGGTGATTTTGAATACTCAAAATAA